In a genomic window of Bordetella petrii:
- the typA gene encoding translational GTPase TypA, with protein MTRALRNVAIIAHVDHGKTTLVDQLLRQSGTFRENQAVSERVMDSNDLEKERGITILAKNCAVEYQGTHINIVDTPGHADFGGEVERVLSMVDGVLLLVDAVEGPMPQTIFVTRKALALGLKPIVVVNKIDRPGARPDYVINATFDLFDKLGATEEQLDFPVVYASGLSGYAGLTAEVREGDMRPLFEAILQHVPQREDDPNGPLQMQIISLDYNSYVGKIGVGRINRGRIRPGMDVVYQFGPEGASGKGRINQVLKFKGLEREVVSEAEAGDIVLINGIEEIGIGCTVMDPAQPEAFPMLRIDEPTLTMNFMVNTSPLAGREGKFVTSRQLRDRLDRELKSNVALRVRDTGDDTVFEVSGRGELHLTILLETMRREGYELAVSRPRVVFKDIDGVKCEPFEALTIDVEDAHQGGVMEELGRRKGDLQDMQPDGRGRTRLEYLIPARGLIGFQNEFLTLTRGTGLMSHIFHEYAPVREGSIGERRNGVLISQDNGEAVAYALWKLQDRGRMFVSPGEALYEGMIIGIHSRDNDLVVNPIKGKQLTNIRASGTDEAVRLVPPIQLSLEYAVEFIDDDELVEITPKSIRLRKRHLQEHERRRAAREGGA; from the coding sequence ATGACTCGCGCCCTGCGCAACGTCGCCATCATCGCCCACGTCGACCACGGCAAGACCACCCTGGTCGACCAGTTGCTGCGCCAATCCGGCACCTTCCGCGAGAACCAGGCGGTCTCGGAACGGGTCATGGACTCGAACGACCTGGAAAAAGAGCGCGGCATCACCATCCTGGCCAAGAACTGCGCCGTCGAATACCAGGGCACCCACATCAACATCGTCGACACCCCGGGACACGCCGACTTCGGCGGCGAAGTCGAGCGCGTGCTGTCCATGGTAGACGGCGTGCTGCTGCTGGTCGACGCGGTCGAAGGCCCCATGCCGCAGACCATCTTCGTGACGCGCAAAGCGCTGGCGCTGGGCTTGAAGCCGATCGTGGTCGTCAACAAAATCGACCGTCCGGGCGCGCGCCCCGACTACGTCATCAACGCCACGTTCGATCTTTTCGACAAGCTGGGCGCCACCGAAGAACAGCTGGATTTCCCGGTGGTGTACGCCTCGGGCCTGTCGGGCTATGCGGGCCTGACGGCCGAGGTGCGCGAGGGCGACATGCGGCCCCTGTTCGAAGCCATCCTGCAGCACGTGCCGCAGCGCGAAGACGATCCCAATGGCCCGCTGCAGATGCAGATCATCTCGCTGGACTACAACAGCTACGTGGGCAAGATCGGCGTGGGCCGCATCAACCGCGGCCGCATTCGCCCCGGCATGGACGTGGTGTACCAGTTCGGGCCGGAGGGCGCGTCGGGCAAGGGCCGCATCAACCAGGTGCTGAAATTCAAGGGCCTGGAACGCGAAGTCGTGTCCGAAGCCGAAGCAGGCGACATCGTGCTGATCAACGGCATCGAAGAAATCGGCATTGGCTGCACGGTGATGGATCCGGCCCAGCCCGAAGCCTTCCCCATGCTGCGCATCGACGAACCCACGCTCACCATGAATTTCATGGTGAACACCTCGCCGCTGGCCGGCCGCGAAGGCAAGTTCGTCACCAGCCGCCAGCTGCGCGACCGCCTCGATCGTGAACTGAAGTCCAACGTGGCCCTGCGCGTGCGCGATACCGGCGACGACACGGTGTTCGAAGTGTCGGGCCGCGGCGAGCTGCACCTGACCATCTTGCTGGAAACCATGCGGCGCGAAGGCTACGAACTGGCCGTGTCGCGCCCGCGCGTGGTGTTCAAGGACATTGACGGCGTCAAGTGCGAGCCTTTCGAGGCGCTGACCATCGACGTCGAAGACGCCCACCAGGGCGGCGTCATGGAAGAGCTGGGCCGCCGCAAGGGCGACCTGCAGGACATGCAACCCGATGGCCGCGGCCGTACCCGCCTGGAATACCTGATTCCCGCGCGCGGCCTGATCGGCTTCCAGAACGAATTCCTGACGCTCACGCGCGGCACGGGCCTGATGAGCCACATTTTCCACGAGTACGCGCCGGTGCGCGAAGGCTCGATCGGCGAGCGCCGCAACGGTGTGCTGATCAGCCAGGATAACGGCGAGGCCGTGGCCTACGCGCTGTGGAAGCTGCAAGACCGCGGCCGCATGTTCGTCAGCCCTGGCGAGGCGCTGTACGAAGGCATGATCATCGGCATCCACAGCCGCGACAACGACCTGGTGGTCAACCCCATCAAGGGCAAGCAGCTCACCAACATCCGCGCCTCGGGCACCGACGAAGCGGTGCGCCTGGTGCCGCCCATCCAGCTGTCGCTGGAATACGCGGTGGAATTCATCGACGATGATGAGCTGGTCGAGATCACGCCGAAGTCGATCCGCCTGCGCAAGCGCCACTTGCAGGAACACGAGCGCCGCCGCGCGGCCCGCGAAGGCGGCGCGTAA
- a CDS encoding LOG family protein produces the protein MVTKAEQETPAGKQIPVIMSEIRAAAEKLADIGPAVSVFGSARISRDSPHYETCEAIAAALAEAGFAVIAGGGPGIMEAANKGAFEAGGTSVGLNISLPHEAHNNEYQTISLSFEYFYSRKATFFMHSFAYVSLPGGFGTMDELFEALTLIQTGKVPPAPIILVGSEYWHGLVEWLADQMLPNGMIAAHDLELFTVEDDPRKVVRRVVEFHAQRRSGARYAPSLPG, from the coding sequence ATGGTTACAAAAGCAGAACAAGAAACGCCCGCCGGCAAGCAAATACCGGTGATTATGTCAGAGATACGGGCGGCGGCAGAGAAACTGGCCGATATCGGCCCCGCCGTCAGCGTGTTCGGCAGTGCGCGCATCAGCCGCGACTCGCCCCACTATGAAACCTGCGAAGCCATTGCGGCGGCCTTGGCCGAAGCGGGCTTCGCGGTCATCGCCGGCGGCGGCCCCGGCATCATGGAAGCCGCCAACAAGGGCGCCTTCGAGGCCGGAGGCACCAGCGTCGGGCTGAACATCAGCCTGCCCCACGAGGCGCACAACAACGAATACCAGACCATCAGCCTGTCGTTCGAGTATTTTTACTCGCGCAAGGCCACGTTCTTCATGCACAGTTTCGCCTACGTGTCGTTGCCGGGCGGCTTCGGCACCATGGACGAGCTGTTCGAGGCGCTGACGCTGATCCAGACCGGCAAGGTGCCGCCGGCGCCCATCATTCTGGTGGGCAGCGAATACTGGCACGGCCTGGTCGAATGGCTGGCCGACCAGATGCTGCCCAACGGCATGATCGCCGCGCACGACCTGGAACTGTTCACGGTGGAAGACGACCCGCGCAAAGTGGTGCGGCGAGTGGTTGAGTTTCATGCCCAGCGGCGCAGCGGCGCGCGGTACGCGCCGTCGCTGCCGGGTTGA
- a CDS encoding LysR family transcriptional regulator, which translates to MPGFDLDQLRTLVAVLDAGSFTAAAPRVFLSQSSVSEQMRKLEERAGQALLVRGKHGVTATPAGERLRAHAGAILALADEAYRDLRGVALRGELRLCITDYFRPGDLAYMLRRLGEQYPQVGLHVTIMKSGAIEQAYQRGEADVGVSMVVKERGVARGRAQGTLLRRERLAWMAAEGYCMPGGPLPLLSLPETCALRQFTERVLSRAGVAYSAAHVASGVAGLQSALAAGLGVACLNESALAPGIARLADARLPALPEVEFRILPPRPGEDEFIERARTAIGLALGQAGHAATPRTRPARGL; encoded by the coding sequence ATGCCAGGATTCGACCTCGACCAACTCCGCACGCTGGTTGCCGTGCTCGATGCCGGCAGTTTCACTGCCGCGGCGCCCAGGGTATTCCTGTCGCAGTCGTCGGTCAGCGAGCAGATGCGCAAGCTCGAAGAGCGGGCAGGGCAGGCGCTGCTGGTGCGCGGCAAGCACGGGGTGACGGCCACCCCGGCTGGCGAGCGGCTGCGTGCCCACGCCGGCGCGATTCTGGCATTGGCCGACGAGGCCTATCGCGATCTGCGCGGCGTGGCTTTACGGGGCGAGCTCAGGTTGTGCATTACGGACTACTTCCGGCCAGGCGACCTGGCTTATATGCTGCGCCGCCTGGGCGAGCAATATCCGCAAGTGGGCCTGCATGTCACCATCATGAAAAGCGGCGCCATCGAGCAGGCCTACCAGCGCGGCGAGGCCGATGTTGGCGTGTCCATGGTCGTGAAAGAGCGCGGCGTGGCGCGCGGCCGCGCGCAGGGCACCCTGTTGCGCCGGGAGCGGCTGGCCTGGATGGCCGCCGAAGGCTATTGCATGCCCGGCGGCCCGTTGCCGCTGCTGTCTTTGCCCGAGACCTGCGCGTTGCGCCAGTTCACCGAACGCGTGCTGTCGCGCGCCGGCGTGGCTTATTCGGCCGCGCACGTCGCGTCTGGCGTGGCCGGCCTGCAGTCGGCCCTGGCTGCCGGGCTGGGCGTGGCCTGCCTGAATGAATCAGCGCTGGCGCCCGGCATCGCGCGACTGGCCGATGCGCGCTTGCCTGCCTTGCCCGAGGTCGAATTCCGCATCCTGCCGCCCCGGCCCGGCGAAGACGAGTTCATCGAACGGGCGCGCACGGCCATCGGCCTGGCGCTTGGCCAGGCCGGGCACGCCGCCACGCCGCGGACTCGTCCGGCGCGCGGCCTCTGA
- a CDS encoding tautomerase family protein, which translates to MPHIVVHVSGAPNAATSRRVVDSVAQLTQSVLGKQLPVIAITLQYIPHDQWFIGGQALSELGRNAFHLDISVTDETNTKAEKARFIRETYRAFEDILGELHPCCYVHVIDARAAAYGYGGATQEYRHQHG; encoded by the coding sequence ATGCCGCATATCGTCGTTCATGTGTCCGGCGCGCCCAATGCCGCCACCAGTCGCCGGGTAGTCGATTCGGTTGCCCAATTGACCCAGTCGGTGTTGGGCAAGCAGCTGCCGGTCATCGCCATCACGCTGCAGTACATTCCTCACGACCAATGGTTCATTGGCGGGCAGGCGCTGTCCGAGCTGGGGCGCAACGCCTTCCACCTGGACATCAGCGTTACGGACGAAACCAATACCAAGGCCGAGAAGGCGCGCTTCATTCGCGAGACCTACCGCGCCTTCGAAGACATTCTGGGCGAACTGCACCCGTGCTGCTACGTGCACGTCATCGACGCGCGCGCGGCGGCCTACGGTTACGGCGGCGCCACACAGGAATACCGGCACCAGCACGGCTGA
- the truB gene encoding tRNA pseudouridine(55) synthase TruB, with protein MAKRRGLALDGVLLLDKPVGLSSNHALQRARRSMDAAKAGHTGTLDPFATGLLVCCMGRATKISGAMLDADKAYRATLQFGEETDSGDLTGHVVARAAEGYSVTEDALREVLARFQGVIEQVPPMYSALKRDGKPLYEYARQGIELERPPRQVTIHRIDLLSLSGTRAEIDVACSKGTYIRTLAQDIGRALGCYAHLAALRRTHVGPFSLDRAVTLEALQAMTDPKQALLALNELPAGLLPAKQTLKDPL; from the coding sequence ATGGCCAAACGACGCGGGCTTGCGCTCGACGGTGTCCTGTTGCTGGATAAGCCCGTGGGCTTGTCCAGTAACCACGCCCTGCAGCGCGCGCGGCGCAGCATGGATGCCGCCAAGGCGGGGCATACGGGTACACTGGACCCGTTCGCTACCGGCCTGCTGGTTTGCTGCATGGGCCGGGCCACGAAAATCTCGGGGGCCATGCTCGATGCCGACAAGGCCTACCGCGCCACGCTGCAGTTCGGTGAAGAAACCGACTCCGGCGATCTCACGGGCCATGTCGTGGCGCGCGCGGCCGAGGGTTACAGTGTTACCGAAGACGCGCTGCGCGAGGTGCTGGCGCGTTTCCAGGGCGTCATCGAGCAGGTGCCGCCGATGTACTCGGCGCTCAAGCGCGACGGCAAGCCCTTGTACGAATACGCGCGCCAGGGCATCGAGCTCGAACGCCCGCCCCGCCAGGTCACGATCCACCGCATCGACCTGCTGTCGCTGTCGGGCACGCGTGCCGAGATCGACGTGGCCTGCAGCAAGGGCACCTACATACGCACCCTGGCCCAGGACATCGGGCGGGCGCTGGGCTGCTATGCCCACCTGGCGGCGCTGAGGCGCACGCACGTCGGGCCGTTTTCGCTGGACCGCGCCGTCACGCTGGAGGCCTTGCAGGCCATGACAGACCCCAAGCAGGCGCTGCTTGCTTTGAACGAATTGCCGGCGGGCTTGCTGCCCGCCAAACAGACCTTAAAGGACCCGCTATGA
- the rbfA gene encoding 30S ribosome-binding factor RbfA translates to MSRHKSKSIPGRNLRLADQIQKDLAGLIQRELDMSRAGLITLSGVELSADYAHAKVYFTVLGAEPDAAAALLNEKAGWLHSQLYKLLHIHTVPTLRFVHDAQIARGIEMSALIDRANRPGPAADEPDEPDEPEDRR, encoded by the coding sequence ATGAGCCGTCACAAGTCCAAATCCATCCCCGGCCGCAACCTGCGGCTGGCCGACCAGATCCAGAAGGATCTGGCCGGCCTCATCCAGCGCGAGCTCGACATGTCCCGCGCCGGATTGATCACCTTGTCCGGAGTGGAGCTGTCGGCCGACTACGCGCACGCGAAGGTGTACTTCACGGTGTTGGGCGCCGAGCCCGACGCCGCCGCCGCGTTGCTCAACGAAAAGGCCGGCTGGCTGCATTCCCAGCTGTACAAGTTGCTGCACATCCATACCGTGCCCACGCTGCGCTTCGTGCACGATGCACAGATCGCGCGCGGCATCGAAATGTCGGCCCTCATCGATCGCGCCAACCGGCCTGGCCCCGCGGCGGACGAGCCCGACGAACCTGACGAGCCCGAAGACCGACGCTGA